The Catenuloplanes niger genome includes a window with the following:
- a CDS encoding Lrp/AsnC family transcriptional regulator: MQIDAVDQQIIASLVADARSSYSEIGARVSLSAPAVKRRVDRLRAAGVIKGFTTVVDPAAVGWHTEAFVELFCTGRTTPAQITVAARRHPEVLAAYTVSGEADAIVHLRAADMAHLEQALERLRAEQFVTSTRSMIVLSRLVSSI; encoded by the coding sequence TTGCAGATAGACGCCGTGGATCAGCAGATCATTGCGTCACTGGTGGCGGACGCCCGCTCGTCCTACTCCGAGATCGGCGCGCGCGTCTCGCTCTCCGCCCCCGCGGTCAAACGCCGCGTCGACCGGTTACGCGCGGCCGGCGTCATCAAGGGATTCACCACGGTCGTCGACCCGGCCGCGGTCGGCTGGCACACCGAAGCCTTCGTCGAGCTGTTCTGCACCGGCCGCACCACGCCCGCACAGATCACGGTCGCGGCCCGCCGCCACCCCGAGGTGCTCGCCGCCTACACCGTCTCCGGCGAGGCCGACGCGATCGTCCACCTGCGCGCCGCCGACATGGCCCACCTCGAACAGGCCCTGGAACGCCTCCGCGCCGAACAGTTCGTCACCTCCACCCGCAGCATGATCGTCCTGTCCCGCCTGGTCTCCAGCATCTAG
- the fdhD gene encoding formate dehydrogenase accessory sulfurtransferase FdhD, whose product MGRATDRRTVVRIDVDGDGSVRRRPDTLSAEEPFEIRVGPAGPGRRAPLAVTMRTPGDDLDLALGFLFTEGVIRSADDVLTAQLCAGTDQPNTYNVVDVVLAADVPPPVTDPSRNFYTTSSCGVCGKASIDAIRTRSVHPVADDPMRVSPRVLAGLPDRLRERQRAFERTGGLHAAAIFDADGELLAIREDVGRHNAVDKVIGWALRAGRVPLAGHLLMVSGRASFELTQKAWMAGLPLLAAVSAPSTLAVDLAEEAGMTLVGFLRGTSMNVYTGADRITHPSPVPAA is encoded by the coding sequence GTGGGCAGAGCGACGGATCGGCGCACGGTCGTGCGGATCGACGTGGACGGCGACGGATCGGTGCGGCGGCGGCCGGACACGTTGAGTGCTGAGGAGCCGTTCGAGATCCGGGTCGGGCCGGCCGGTCCCGGGCGGCGGGCGCCGCTGGCGGTCACCATGCGGACCCCCGGTGACGACCTGGACCTCGCGCTCGGGTTCCTGTTCACCGAGGGTGTGATCCGGTCCGCGGACGACGTGCTGACCGCGCAGCTCTGCGCCGGCACCGACCAGCCGAACACGTACAACGTGGTGGACGTCGTGCTGGCCGCGGACGTGCCGCCGCCGGTCACCGACCCGAGCCGCAACTTCTACACCACGTCGTCGTGCGGCGTCTGCGGCAAGGCCAGCATCGACGCGATCCGGACCCGTTCGGTGCACCCGGTCGCGGACGACCCGATGCGCGTCTCGCCACGGGTCCTGGCCGGCCTGCCGGACCGGCTGCGCGAGCGCCAGCGCGCGTTCGAGCGCACCGGCGGCCTGCACGCCGCCGCGATCTTCGACGCGGACGGCGAGCTGCTGGCGATCCGTGAGGACGTCGGCCGGCACAACGCGGTCGACAAGGTGATCGGCTGGGCGTTGCGCGCCGGCCGGGTGCCGCTCGCCGGCCACCTGCTGATGGTCTCCGGCCGGGCCAGCTTCGAGCTGACCCAGAAGGCGTGGATGGCCGGCCTGCCGCTGCTCGCCGCGGTCTCCGCCCCGAGCACGCTCGCGGTCGACCTGGCCGAGGAGGCCGGCATGACGCTGGTCGGCTTCCTGCGCGGCACCAGCATGAACGTCTACACCGGCGCCGACCGCATCACCCACCCGTCCCCGGTCCCGGCCGCCTGA
- the mobA gene encoding molybdenum cofactor guanylyltransferase, which yields MDVRDRGVVVLAGGRGSRLGGVVKPGLPVGGRTMLSRVLDATAALSPRVVVGPAALTMPAGVLRTVESPPGGGPVAGAAAGLSALVRAAPGTRLVALLAGDLPMLTPAALDTLAAALDATADVDGACFVDGDGRRQLLCGVWRMPVLLAALDGLAAERGELAGASMRALFARLRVREETWAGSGVPPWFDCDTEEDLRQAETWAADNP from the coding sequence ATGGATGTGCGCGATCGCGGTGTGGTGGTGCTGGCCGGTGGGCGGGGGAGCCGGCTCGGCGGCGTGGTGAAGCCCGGTCTTCCGGTGGGTGGGCGCACGATGCTGTCCCGGGTGCTGGACGCGACGGCCGCGCTGTCGCCGCGCGTGGTGGTCGGGCCGGCCGCGCTCACGATGCCCGCCGGCGTGCTGCGCACCGTGGAGTCGCCGCCCGGCGGCGGGCCGGTCGCCGGTGCCGCCGCCGGCCTGTCCGCGCTGGTTCGCGCGGCCCCCGGCACCCGGCTGGTGGCGCTGCTGGCCGGGGACCTGCCGATGCTCACCCCGGCCGCCCTCGACACACTGGCCGCCGCGCTCGACGCGACCGCCGATGTGGACGGTGCGTGTTTCGTGGACGGGGACGGGCGACGGCAGCTGTTGTGCGGCGTGTGGCGGATGCCGGTGTTGCTGGCGGCGCTGGACGGGCTGGCGGCCGAGCGCGGTGAGCTGGCCGGCGCGTCGATGCGCGCGTTGTTCGCCCGGCTGCGGGTACGGGAGGAGACCTGGGCCGGATCGGGTGTGCCGCCGTGGTTCGACTGCGACACGGAGGAGGATCTACGGCAGGCGGAGACCTGGGCCGCCGACAACCCCTGA
- a CDS encoding DUF6457 domain-containing protein, whose product MAGPEGLDEWVVAAAVELGLEPADVPVGLVLDLAKDVAHNVVRPGAPVTAFLLGLAVGRGADPTDAAARLSELALQWPTPS is encoded by the coding sequence GTGGCGGGACCCGAGGGTTTGGACGAGTGGGTGGTGGCCGCGGCCGTGGAGCTGGGTCTGGAGCCGGCCGACGTGCCGGTCGGCCTGGTGCTCGACCTGGCCAAGGACGTGGCGCACAACGTGGTGCGGCCGGGGGCACCGGTGACCGCGTTCCTGCTGGGACTGGCGGTGGGCCGGGGCGCGGACCCGACCGACGCGGCGGCCCGGCTCTCCGAGCTCGCGCTGCAGTGGCCGACCCCGTCCTGA
- a CDS encoding T3SS (YopN, CesT) and YbjN peptide-binding chaperone 1 produces the protein MAAANDQPAKQADQMSEHILLDEPTTSDLRGKVTDAWNEFARALAGVLPSLPEGAYVELTLDPTAAGVGEAVYSVTISVKEDGHVLAFAVSNAQLPEGYRMDRAAVAEMVALGWSPPGVVEGSGGQFGLRTNTPGASRLATTVARTLRDIYGAPHPAFVVYLVHDSEDEPIDAPPLGTARHEPSIGDIERAELDLEEALISGKDGDPLAGFELEDQVKMVISSMTKISVEQLQVDADGDIGIRAGSAMVFVRVRDNPPLVDVFSPILTEIEPSEQLYVKLSELTNRMPIGRLYCANDTVWASIPVFGRNFQATHLMLAVQVMTGLADELDDRLHGEFGGKRFFGEGDKPPVKEPEDHRTGMYL, from the coding sequence ATGGCAGCGGCGAATGACCAACCGGCCAAGCAGGCCGACCAGATGAGCGAGCACATCCTGCTCGACGAGCCCACTACGTCCGACCTGCGCGGCAAGGTCACCGACGCGTGGAACGAGTTCGCTCGTGCGCTCGCCGGCGTGCTCCCGTCGCTGCCCGAGGGCGCCTACGTCGAGCTGACGCTGGACCCGACCGCGGCCGGCGTGGGCGAGGCCGTCTACTCCGTGACCATCTCGGTCAAGGAGGACGGGCACGTGCTGGCGTTCGCGGTCAGCAACGCGCAGCTGCCCGAGGGCTACCGGATGGACCGGGCCGCGGTCGCGGAGATGGTCGCGCTCGGCTGGTCGCCACCCGGCGTGGTGGAGGGCTCGGGCGGCCAGTTCGGGTTGCGGACGAACACGCCCGGCGCGTCCCGGCTGGCCACCACGGTGGCGCGCACGCTGCGGGACATCTACGGCGCGCCGCACCCGGCGTTCGTGGTCTACCTGGTGCACGACAGCGAGGACGAGCCGATCGACGCGCCGCCGCTGGGCACCGCGCGGCACGAGCCGTCGATCGGTGACATCGAGCGTGCGGAGCTCGACCTGGAGGAGGCGCTGATCTCCGGCAAGGACGGGGATCCGCTGGCCGGCTTCGAGCTGGAGGACCAGGTCAAGATGGTCATCAGCTCGATGACGAAGATCTCGGTCGAGCAGCTCCAGGTGGACGCGGACGGTGACATCGGCATCCGGGCCGGCTCCGCGATGGTCTTCGTCCGGGTGCGCGACAACCCGCCGCTGGTGGACGTGTTCTCGCCGATCCTGACCGAGATCGAGCCGTCCGAGCAGCTGTACGTGAAGCTGTCCGAGCTGACCAACCGCATGCCGATCGGCCGCCTCTACTGCGCGAACGACACGGTGTGGGCGTCGATCCCGGTTTTCGGCCGCAACTTCCAGGCCACCCACCTGATGCTGGCGGTGCAGGTGATGACCGGCCTGGCGGACGAGCTGGACGACCGGCTGCACGGCGAGTTCGGCGGCAAGCGGTTCTTCGGCGAGGGCGACAAGCCGCCGGTGAAGGAGCCGGAGGACCACCGCACCGGCATGTACCTCTGA
- a CDS encoding beta-propeller domain-containing protein, which yields MTPAEGLRLVSYDSCPGLYDTLRASAAAKVGPFGFAGDEVPVPAAGAERDGAELAPNASDLSAGAAGDAFSGTNTHERGVDEPDLIKTDGRRIVTIAVRDGVPVLRVVDAASRAQTGELTLTGAYGAADLLLSGDRALVLTAPDAPVSVPNGFAEDTRGWPVPRQSRLDLRLIDLTAAPRQIGRYAMDGALVDARQTGGTARVVVRSSPRIEFPLDRANEDVNRRIVAEAGDDVWLPRFEVTAPDGTVTTGTVPCDRVSRPASYDGVRMLTMLSLDLAGTALADGTPVTVVADGDTVYGTAASLYVADGGVDRTEIYRFDTGGATPRYAASGVVPGRLLNQYALSEWNGSLRAATTVEARNAGSVTVLTQHGTALAVTGTVGDLGRGETIHSVRFLEDRGYVVTFRRTDPLYAIDLRDPARPVVTGELKIPGYSAYLHPAAPGRLIGVGQDATAEGAVTGLQVSLFDVSDPRAPARLAQHRLPAHSSAAEFDPHAFLFWPATGHLVVPVADRTGAAPAALVLTLTGDAIRETGTLAQPDGSPITRSLVIGGTLWTAGPGGLRAVSLATLDGLAWLPV from the coding sequence GTGACGCCGGCGGAGGGCCTGCGACTCGTCTCATACGACTCCTGCCCCGGTCTCTACGACACGCTCCGGGCGTCCGCGGCGGCGAAGGTCGGCCCGTTCGGATTCGCGGGCGACGAGGTGCCGGTGCCGGCCGCCGGTGCGGAGCGGGACGGCGCCGAGCTGGCGCCGAACGCGTCCGATCTGTCCGCCGGTGCCGCCGGCGACGCGTTCTCCGGGACGAACACGCACGAGCGTGGCGTGGACGAGCCCGACCTGATCAAGACGGACGGCCGCCGGATCGTCACGATCGCGGTGCGCGACGGCGTCCCGGTGCTCCGGGTGGTCGACGCGGCGTCCCGCGCGCAGACCGGCGAGCTGACGTTGACCGGCGCGTACGGCGCCGCGGACCTGCTGCTCTCCGGTGATCGCGCGCTGGTGCTGACCGCCCCGGACGCGCCGGTCAGCGTCCCGAACGGGTTCGCCGAGGACACCCGCGGCTGGCCGGTGCCGCGGCAGTCCCGGCTGGACCTGCGCCTGATCGACCTGACCGCCGCACCGCGCCAGATCGGCCGCTACGCGATGGACGGCGCGCTGGTCGACGCGCGGCAGACCGGCGGCACGGCCCGGGTCGTGGTCCGTTCGTCGCCGCGCATCGAATTTCCGCTGGACCGGGCAAACGAGGACGTCAACCGCCGGATCGTGGCGGAGGCCGGGGACGACGTGTGGCTGCCCCGCTTCGAGGTGACCGCGCCGGACGGCACGGTCACCACCGGCACGGTCCCGTGCGACCGGGTGAGCCGGCCCGCCTCGTACGACGGGGTGCGCATGCTGACCATGCTGAGCCTCGACCTGGCCGGGACCGCGCTGGCCGACGGCACACCGGTGACCGTGGTCGCGGACGGCGACACCGTCTACGGCACGGCCGCGAGCCTCTACGTCGCGGACGGCGGCGTTGACCGGACCGAGATCTACCGGTTCGACACCGGTGGTGCCACGCCCCGCTACGCCGCGTCGGGCGTGGTGCCCGGCCGGCTGCTCAACCAGTACGCACTGTCCGAGTGGAACGGCAGCCTGCGCGCGGCCACCACGGTCGAGGCGCGGAACGCCGGCTCGGTCACGGTGCTGACGCAGCACGGCACGGCCCTGGCGGTCACCGGCACGGTCGGCGACCTGGGCCGGGGCGAGACCATCCACTCGGTCCGGTTCCTGGAGGACCGCGGGTACGTCGTCACGTTCCGCCGGACCGACCCGCTCTACGCGATCGACCTGCGCGACCCGGCCCGGCCCGTGGTGACCGGGGAGTTGAAGATCCCGGGTTACTCCGCCTACCTCCACCCGGCCGCGCCGGGCCGGCTGATCGGGGTGGGGCAGGACGCCACCGCGGAGGGCGCGGTCACCGGGTTGCAGGTGTCGCTCTTCGACGTGTCGGACCCGAGGGCGCCGGCCCGCCTGGCGCAGCACCGCCTGCCGGCGCACAGCTCGGCCGCCGAGTTCGACCCGCACGCGTTCCTGTTCTGGCCGGCCACCGGGCATCTGGTGGTGCCGGTCGCCGACCGCACCGGCGCGGCACCGGCCGCGCTGGTGCTCACGCTGACCGGCGACGCGATCCGGGAGACCGGCACGCTCGCCCAGCCGGACGGCAGCCCGATCACCCGCTCGCTGGTCATCGGCGGCACGCTGTGGACCGCCGGCCCGGGCGGCCTGCGCGCGGTCTCGCTCGCCACGCTCGACGGCCTGGCCTGGCTCCCGGTGTGA
- a CDS encoding DUF4192 domain-containing protein codes for MSLSDLRVASPAHLVAVVPYLLGFHPRDSLVVVGRREHTLLFAARRDLPPADTPLAEVATFAQHIAAVVARQTIDSVVLFGWTDERSSGAALVAEVADALLELGIPVSDQLRVAGGRFWCYLCTDEGCCPPAGRPFDAEAAEIRRSAGFDVFASREALVASVAPADDEGMRVATVAADRRLEELAARTGPGAGPLFGAIRRAGARAVGVAMARHRDGGTLDDDEAAWLSVLLAHTPVGEYALDRADAAGWQVELWADLLRRARPELAAMPAVLLAFTAWRTGQGALAAVAVDRALEADPSLGIARLLDTVLTDGIPPSELDRAGAA; via the coding sequence ATGAGCCTCTCCGATCTCCGCGTGGCCTCCCCCGCTCACCTGGTCGCGGTCGTGCCCTACCTGCTCGGGTTCCACCCGCGCGACAGCCTGGTGGTGGTCGGCCGTCGCGAACATACGCTGCTGTTCGCGGCCCGCCGGGACCTGCCGCCGGCCGACACACCGTTGGCCGAGGTCGCCACGTTCGCGCAGCACATCGCGGCCGTGGTGGCGCGGCAGACGATCGACTCGGTGGTCCTGTTCGGCTGGACCGACGAGCGCAGCAGCGGCGCCGCACTGGTCGCCGAGGTCGCGGACGCGCTGCTGGAGCTCGGCATCCCGGTGAGCGACCAGCTGCGCGTCGCCGGCGGGCGCTTCTGGTGCTACCTGTGCACGGACGAGGGCTGCTGCCCGCCCGCGGGCCGGCCGTTCGACGCGGAGGCCGCCGAGATCCGCCGGAGCGCGGGCTTCGACGTGTTCGCCTCCCGCGAGGCGCTGGTCGCGTCCGTGGCACCGGCCGACGACGAGGGGATGCGGGTGGCCACCGTGGCGGCCGACCGCCGGCTGGAGGAGCTGGCCGCCCGCACCGGGCCCGGTGCCGGCCCGCTGTTCGGCGCGATCCGGCGGGCCGGTGCCCGCGCGGTCGGCGTCGCCATGGCGCGGCATCGGGACGGCGGCACGCTCGACGACGACGAGGCGGCGTGGCTGAGCGTGCTGCTCGCGCACACACCCGTCGGGGAGTACGCGCTGGACCGCGCGGACGCCGCCGGCTGGCAGGTCGAGCTCTGGGCCGACCTGCTGCGCCGCGCCCGCCCCGAGCTGGCCGCGATGCCGGCCGTGCTGCTCGCGTTCACCGCGTGGCGCACCGGCCAGGGCGCACTCGCCGCGGTCGCGGTCGACCGTGCGCTGGAGGCCGACCCGTCACTCGGCATCGCCCGCCTGCTCGACACCGTGCTCACCGACGGCATCCCACCGTCCGAGCTGGATCGCGCCGGTGCCGCATGA
- a CDS encoding GNAT family N-acetyltransferase: MDHGAGRQLWGELTKRHRELYDDPGYGGADPTAAFEEYLTRLDLSGVWVADHPVDGVIGLVGLIVDGRRGAVEPIVVADGHRGEGVATTMLGFLAEEARRRGLTSLTVSPESRNVEAITCLHAAGFTVLSSVQLTLDLDRRPGVWRDGPQLHSLDFRS, from the coding sequence GTGGATCACGGCGCGGGCCGGCAGCTCTGGGGCGAGCTGACAAAACGGCACCGGGAGCTGTACGACGACCCGGGGTACGGCGGCGCCGACCCGACCGCCGCGTTCGAGGAGTACCTGACGCGGCTCGACCTGTCCGGCGTCTGGGTCGCCGACCACCCGGTGGACGGCGTGATCGGCCTGGTCGGGCTGATCGTGGACGGCCGGCGCGGCGCCGTGGAGCCGATCGTGGTCGCGGACGGGCACCGCGGAGAGGGCGTCGCCACCACGATGCTCGGCTTCCTGGCGGAGGAGGCGCGCCGCCGCGGTTTGACCTCGCTCACCGTCTCGCCGGAGTCCCGCAACGTCGAGGCGATCACGTGTCTGCACGCGGCGGGCTTCACCGTGCTCTCCTCGGTCCAGCTGACATTGGACCTGGACCGGCGACCCGGGGTCTGGCGCGACGGCCCGCAACTCCACTCACTCGACTTCCGCTCCTGA
- a CDS encoding fructosamine kinase family protein: MDMSYLRAHPQHLPTFLTHQRIRQTPVGGGSVSDAFRLTLDDGTSLFAKNRPAPMPDTFFEVEAAGLAWLGAAGGVPVPEVLVVLPDLLAMEWIEPGAATPRAARRFGAELAVTHAAGAPAFGALPGHPDGFIGALPQDDTPSPGPWATWFAERRLLPHLRRSVDNGALDAATQAAVARVLDRIESFGGDEPPSRIHGDLWPGNVLWGADGRVRLIDPAAHGGHRETDLAALLLFGGVPEQDQIISGYAEAAAALGRPLDDRWRDRIPLHQLHLLLVHTALFGSAYRAEVRQAAELMLRR; this comes from the coding sequence ATGGACATGTCCTACCTTCGTGCGCACCCGCAGCACCTCCCGACATTTCTCACCCATCAGCGGATCCGGCAGACCCCGGTGGGCGGCGGCAGCGTCTCGGACGCGTTCCGGCTGACGCTGGACGACGGCACCTCGCTCTTCGCCAAGAACCGGCCGGCCCCGATGCCGGACACGTTCTTCGAGGTGGAGGCGGCCGGGCTGGCCTGGCTCGGTGCGGCCGGCGGCGTACCGGTGCCGGAGGTGCTCGTGGTTCTTCCGGACCTGCTCGCGATGGAGTGGATCGAGCCGGGTGCGGCCACGCCACGGGCGGCCCGGCGGTTCGGCGCGGAGCTGGCCGTGACGCACGCGGCCGGGGCACCCGCGTTCGGTGCGCTGCCCGGCCACCCCGACGGCTTCATCGGCGCGTTGCCGCAGGACGACACGCCCTCGCCGGGCCCGTGGGCGACCTGGTTCGCGGAGCGGCGGCTGCTGCCCCACCTGCGGAGGTCGGTGGACAACGGCGCGCTCGACGCGGCGACGCAGGCGGCGGTCGCGCGGGTGCTGGACCGGATCGAGAGCTTCGGCGGTGACGAGCCACCGTCCCGGATCCACGGCGACCTGTGGCCGGGCAACGTGTTGTGGGGTGCGGACGGGCGGGTCCGGCTGATCGACCCGGCCGCGCACGGCGGCCACCGGGAGACCGACCTGGCCGCGCTGCTGCTCTTCGGCGGCGTACCGGAGCAGGACCAGATCATCAGTGGGTACGCCGAGGCGGCGGCCGCGCTCGGCCGGCCGCTGGACGACCGGTGGCGGGACCGGATCCCGCTGCACCAGCTGCACCTCCTGCTGGTGCACACCGCGCTGTTCGGGTCGGCCTACCGGGCCGAGGTTCGTCAGGCCGCCGAACTGATGCTTCGCCGGTGA
- the moaA gene encoding GTP 3',8-cyclase MoaA — translation MDEVAPRPADPGLIDRFGRRAVDLRVSLTDRCNLRCVYCMPAEGLAWLPNSDVLTDDEVIRLIRIAVVHLGVEDVRFTGGEPLIRPGLTRIITEVAALERRPQMSLTTNGIGLERTAVALRDAGLDRINVSLDTLDDERFATLTRRRRLHDVLAGLRAAAEAGLTPVKINTVLMRGINDDEAPALLAFALEHGYELRFIEQMPLDAQHGWDRASMVTAEEILRDLRAAFTLLPDPVARGGAPAETWLVDGHDALGGGPARVGVIGTVTRPFCGDCDRTRLTADGQVRACLFATEESDLRAALRSGASDEEVADRWRIAMWGKRAGHGIDDPSFLQPARPMSAIGG, via the coding sequence GTGGACGAAGTCGCCCCCCGCCCCGCCGACCCGGGTCTCATCGACCGGTTCGGCCGGCGTGCCGTCGATCTGCGGGTCTCGCTGACCGACCGGTGCAACCTGCGCTGTGTGTACTGCATGCCCGCGGAGGGCCTGGCCTGGCTTCCGAACTCGGACGTGCTCACCGACGACGAGGTGATCCGGCTGATCCGGATCGCGGTCGTGCACCTGGGCGTCGAGGACGTGCGGTTCACCGGCGGCGAGCCGCTGATCCGGCCCGGCCTCACCAGGATCATCACCGAGGTGGCGGCGCTGGAGCGGCGCCCGCAGATGAGCCTGACCACGAACGGCATCGGTCTGGAGCGGACCGCGGTCGCGCTGCGCGACGCCGGGCTGGACCGGATCAACGTGTCGCTCGACACACTCGACGACGAGCGGTTCGCCACGCTGACCCGGCGCCGGCGGCTGCACGACGTGCTGGCCGGGCTGCGCGCCGCGGCCGAGGCCGGGCTGACCCCCGTCAAGATCAATACGGTGCTGATGCGCGGCATCAACGACGACGAGGCACCGGCACTGCTCGCGTTCGCGCTGGAGCACGGCTACGAGCTGCGGTTCATCGAGCAGATGCCGCTGGACGCGCAGCACGGGTGGGACCGGGCCTCGATGGTCACGGCCGAGGAGATCCTGCGCGACCTGCGCGCCGCGTTCACGCTGCTGCCCGACCCGGTCGCCCGGGGCGGCGCACCCGCGGAGACGTGGCTGGTCGACGGGCACGACGCGCTCGGCGGTGGGCCGGCCCGGGTGGGCGTGATCGGGACCGTGACGCGCCCGTTCTGCGGCGACTGCGACCGGACCCGGCTGACCGCGGACGGTCAGGTCCGCGCGTGCCTCTTCGCCACCGAGGAGTCCGACCTGCGTGCCGCGCTCCGCTCCGGCGCCTCCGACGAGGAGGTGGCCGACCGGTGGCGGATCGCGATGTGGGGCAAACGCGCCGGGCACGGCATCGACGACCCGTCGTTCCTGCAGCCGGCCCGCCCGATGTCGGCGATCGGGGGCTGA
- a CDS encoding MoaD/ThiS family protein, translating to MKITVRYFAAARAAAGTPEETLDSSAATLDALLAELADRHGERLTSVFARASYLVDGTAWRDPATELPTNPTVDVLPPFAGG from the coding sequence ATGAAGATCACCGTGCGGTACTTCGCGGCGGCCCGTGCCGCGGCCGGCACCCCGGAGGAGACGCTGGACTCGTCGGCGGCGACGCTGGACGCGCTGCTGGCCGAGCTGGCCGACCGGCACGGCGAGCGGCTGACCTCGGTCTTCGCCCGCGCCAGTTACCTGGTCGACGGCACCGCCTGGCGGGACCCGGCCACCGAGCTGCCCACGAACCCGACGGTGGACGTGCTGCCGCCCTTCGCCGGAGGCTAA